Below is a window of Deltaproteobacteria bacterium GWA2_45_12 DNA.
ACCGATTCAAGATGGGCCCGATAAATCTGGGTGGCCACATATTTTGGAATCAGTAAATCCAACACTTCCCCTGCACTGGGCTCAAAGATGAACCCGAAAAGATTCTGGGGACCATTTAAATCTTCCGTTTTTATCGCAACGGACACGGGTAATAATTTTTCTATCTTCACTTCCTGGGTGAGTGCCGAAACAAAACGGTTATAGATAATGACGTATTCGTCATACTCCCCCTTTAAAAAACCATCGATCATTCCTTGGGCCACTTTGGTCGCCTCTTCAAAAGGGAACTGATCGGCATATTCCAGAAAAATATTTTTTGGATCCCGTTTGCGTGCTCTGTAAAAATCGCGTCCTTTTTTACCGATAACGTTAAGGTCAATCAATTCATACCGGGTTCCCAAACTTTTGATGTAAGTTTCAGCCTGGCGCAACAAATTTGAGTTAAAACCACCGCACAAACCACGGTTTGATGTAAAACTTAAAATGGAAATACGCTTTGGATTTTCACGAGGCGAAAACAAGGGATGCGCAAGGTCGGTATTTTTTGAAGCAATGGTTTCAATAATCTTATGAAGACTGTTGGCATAGGGCCGCGAAGCCTGCACTGCCGTCTGGGCGCGACGCAACTTGGCCGCCGCCACCATTTTCATGGCTTTGGTGATTTTTTGCGTGTTCTTCACCGAAGTGATGCGCTTTCGGATTGTTTTAAGAGTGGCCATTTATTCTTTCGAATGCCGGACACTTCGACTTCGCTCAGTGACCGGCATAACGGTGCCTGAGCGGAGTCGAAGGCCGTGTTACACTACAAACATCCCCTTGAATTCATCAAGGGCGGCATTCAACAATTTTTTCATTTCGTCATCCAAAGCCTGTTTTTTCTTCAGCGTTTCAATAACGGAAGCTTTTTTGGTTTCCAGATAAAGGGTCATTTCTTCCAAATATTTTTCAACCTTGTTGGCAGGAATGGCATCCACATACCCGTTGGTAGCGGCATAAATCTGGATGACCTGGATTTCAATCGCCATGGGCTTGTATTGGCCCTGCTTGAGCACTTCAACCAAACGTGCACCGCGATTTAATTGGGCCAAAGTGGCCTTGTCCAAATCACTGCTGAACTGGGCAAACGCCGCCAGTTCACGGTATTGCGCCAGTTCCAAACGCAGGGTTCCGGCAATTTGCTTCATGGCCTTAATTTGGGCAGCTCCCCCTACACGAGAAACCGACAACCCCACGTTCACCGCGGGGCGCACACCGGAATAGAATAAATCGGCTTCCAAATAAATTTGCCCATCGGTAATTGAAATAACATTCGTCGGAATATAGGCCGACACATCACCGGCTTGGGTTTCAATGATGGGAAGCGCTGTCAGCGAACCCCCGCCTTCAGCATCTGAAAGCTTGGAAGCTCGTTCAAGCAAGCGGGAATGGAGATAGAACACATCCCCGGGAAAAGCTTCACGTCCGGGAGGACGGCGCAGCAACAATGAAAGCTGACGATAAGCCACCGCCTGTTTGGATAAATCATCATAAATGATCAGGGCATGACGGCCTGAATCGCGGAAAAATTCCGCCATGGTGCAACCGGTATAAGGGGCAATAAACTGAAGAGGGGCTGGGTCGGAAGCATTGGCCACAACAACAGTGGTGTAATCCATGGCTCCATGGGTTTTTAATTTATCCACCACTTGGGCCACGGTGGATTGTTTTTGTCCAATGGCCACATAAAAACAGAATACGTCCTTGCCTTTTTGATTGATGATGGTGTCAATGGCCACGGCTGTTTTGCCTGTTTGACGGTCCCCAATGATCAGCTCGCGCTGGCCACGACCGATGGGGATCATGGCGTCAATGGCCTTTAAACCTGTTTGCATGGGCTGGCTGACACTTTTTCTTTTGACAATGCCAGGGGCCTTAATTTCGATACGACGTGTCTTGTCGGTTTTTAGGGGCCCAAGGCCGTCAACGGGTTCGCCCAAGGCATTGACCACACGGCCCACCAAGGTTTCCCCCACGGGCACTTCAGCAATAAGCCCCGTTCTTTTGACCAAATCTCCTTCTTTAATGGAAACATCGCTTCCCATGATGGCGCAACCGACATCATCTTCGTCCAGGTTTAAGGCAATGGCCTTGATTCCGCCGGGAAATTCCAAAAGCTCACCGGCCATCACTTTTTCCAAACCATGAACTCGCGCTATGCCATCCCCCACCGAAATTACCGTACCCACTTCGGCACGATCAACAACGGCATCATAGTTTTGGATATGTTTTTTTAAAATATCACTGATTTCTTCGGCTCTGATTTGCATATGAAGCATCCACCCTTCGACAGGCTCAGGGTGTCCATTACTAGAATGGACATGGCGAGCTTCTAGAATGGACATGGTGAGCTTAGTCGAACCATGGCTCTTTCTTTAATATTTAAAAATTTTCCACCTTCAATTCCTGGGTCAGGCGATTTAACTGCGACCTTAAAGTGCCATCAAAAATTTCCCCGCCAATTTGTACCGACACACCACCCAAAACAGAAGGTTCCACTTTCCCTTTTAACAAAACTTTTTTGCCCATTATCGATGAAAATGTGGTTTCCAAGATGTTGATTTGGTCCTGCCCCAGGCTATGGGCCGAGGTCACAACAGCTTCAACCTTGTTTTCATCGGCATAAACATAGCCCTGATAGGCTTCAATAATAAGGGAAAGAAGCGATATCCTGGCTTTTTCAATCAAGATCTTAATAAAGTTTTTAACCTCTTTGTCAAAACCACAACGGCTGGCCACTTCATTGACAATAGCAAGACGTTCCCCCATATCCAAAAAACGATTGCCCAATGACAACAACAAAAGGGGAGATGTCTTTGATGTCGATTCAAGCTGACGCAATTGTTCCAGATAAGCATCGAGCTTTTTTTGTTCCTTCCCAAGGCTAAACAGGGCCCTGGCGTATCTTCTGGCTATGGATCGTTCAATCATTTTTACCCTTCGACGGGGCTCAGGGTGTCCCTTACGCAGGACATGGCGAGCTTTGTCGAACCATGTAACTATCTTTGTCCCACCTGTTTCAAAAATTCCTGAACCAACCGGGTTTCGTCTTCGGATTTGACAGCTTCTTTCAAACTTTTCTCTGCCAAATCACGGGCCATGCCAACGGTGGCCAATTTTAGTTCTTCTTTGGCCCTTTTTAATTCTGAGTCGGCAATTTTTTTGGCATCTTCTTTTAATTTTTCGGAATATTCCCTGGCCTGCTCGATAATTTTTATTTTTTCAGCTTCTCCATTCTCCTTAAAATTTTGGATCAACAAACGGGACTCTGCATCGACATGATCCAGCTTTTTTTTCACCTCTTGGTAACCTTTAAGGACGATTTCATGATTTTTTTTCGACTGTTCAACGGCCGCTTTGAGTAATTCGGCACGCTTGGCAAAAAAATCACGAAGGGGCTTGCGCAAAAGAAAAACCAATCCAGCGGCCAAAACAACAAAATTGATCAGCCCAAAAACATACCCTTTATCCGGAGCCAAAGGGCCATGGGCGCCTTCATGCCCGGCAACAGAAACAAGGGGCATTAATTGCGCCATACTATAAACAATGAAACCAAAACGCTTAACCATCTTAGGCCACTTTTCTTTCTAAAATTTTTGTCACCATGTCGCGGGCCAGTTCCTGGGAATATTGCTTCAATTTAAGCAAAGCCTCTTTCTTTTGGTGATCAAGATCAACCTTAAGCTTGCCCATCACTTCTTCATTTTGAACACGCACAAAAGCAATCATCTTTCTTTCTTCTTCCCGGGCCTGACTTACCAAAGCTTCACGAGCTTGGCTGGCCTCAAGGCGGGCCTTGGCCATAGCATCTTCATACTGGGTTAAAATGGTTTTGGTTTCTTGGGTCAGTTTTTCGGTGGTTTCTTTAAGGTGGTCGGTATTATCACGACGCTTTTCAATAATTTCGAGGGTTGGGCCTATGACCCACCGGGACAGGGCCATAAAAACAGCCATAAAAATGAACCAAAGAACGAAAATACTCTTATCTGGAAGTAAAAAATCAGGCATTTGGGGTTTTGTTTGCGCTATTTTAAAAGCGTTTTCAAAAAACTTAATGAATAACCGTTCATCCAAGGGCGCCCCCGAGTACCATAGTTTAAAAAGACCTGTCAAGGATTTGTGCCTGCAAAAAAACCGTCGAAGAAAAAATATTTTCCCAAACCCAATTTTTACGTTATGAGGTCCCCTGCATTATGCAAAATGTTCAACTTTATTGGCTTATTCCATTTGGTCTTTTACTTTTAACCATCGCCTTATTCCCCCTGTTATTTTCCCATTTTTGGGAGAAAAACCGCTTCAAAGCCCTGATCACCACCCTTATTTCACTTCCTGTATTTGTTTTGCTTTTTAAAAATTACCCCCACGAACTGGCGCATACCACGCATGAATACATTTCATTTTTGGTTCTTTTAGGTTCCCTTTTTACTGTTTCGGGGGGCATTCATTTATCAGGGGACATTCAGGCCACTCCAAAAATAAACACCTTGTTTCTGGCAACCGGAGCTGTTTTGGCCAATTTTGTTGGGACAACCGGGGCCAGCATGCTGCTTATTCGCCCCATGCTTCAAACAAACAGCGAACGCAAAAACACCCGCCACATTCCCCTCTTTTTCATTTTTTTGGTCAGCAATATCGGCGGTATGCTGACACCCATCGGCGATCCTCCCTTGTTTCTTGGTTATTTGCGCGGCGTTCCTTTTTTATGGACCCTGCATCTTCTCCCCATCTGGCTTGTAAGCGTGGGGTGTTTATTGGCTTTGTTTTACTGGTGGGATGGAAAAGCCTATCAAAAAGAAAAATTTGAGGATTTTAAGAAAGACATCACCTTGATTACTCCTCTTAAAATTCATGGGGCTTTCAATTCCCTGTTTTTAGCAGGAATTGTCGGGGCCGTTTTCTTGCCAAGCCCTTTTCGTGAACTGGTCATGGTAGGTTTAGCCATCACTTCCTATTTTTTTACTTCCGAAACTGTCCATACAAAAAACAAATTCGTATTTGGTCCCATTATCGAGGTGGCCATCTTGTTTGCAGGAATTTTTATCACCATGGTGCCGGCTTTGGCTTATCTGGAACATCATGGCGCCCAATTTGGCATCACCCAACCTTTTCAGTTTTACTGGATTACCGGGGTCCTTTCTTCTTTTTTGGACAATGCCCCCACCTATCTCACTTTTTTGTCCTTGGCGCAGGGACTTCATCTCGAAGGAGCTTCCATTGTAGGAGTCACCCCTTCCATCCTTAAAGCGATCAGCGCCGGCGCTGTGATGATGGGGGCCAATAGCTACATTGGCAACGGCCCCAATTTTATGGTCAAGGCCATTGCCGATGAAGCCGGGTTTAAAACACCCTCCTTTTTTGGCTATATGGCTTATTCGGGTGGTATTTTAATTCCTCTTTTCATCCTCATCACCCTTTTGTTTTTTATATGAAGCCATTCAAATTACTTAGTTTTGGTTTCATTGTTTGTATTCTTTCCTGCACCTCCCGCTTTCAAAGCCAGCAAGGGCCGGCCATTGTGGCCATTGTCAATGGGATGGCCATCAAAGATTCCGACGTTAAACTTTACCTGCAATTAA
It encodes the following:
- a CDS encoding ATP synthase F1 subunit gamma, with protein sequence MATLKTIRKRITSVKNTQKITKAMKMVAAAKLRRAQTAVQASRPYANSLHKIIETIASKNTDLAHPLFSPRENPKRISILSFTSNRGLCGGFNSNLLRQAETYIKSLGTRYELIDLNVIGKKGRDFYRARKRDPKNIFLEYADQFPFEEATKVAQGMIDGFLKGEYDEYVIIYNRFVSALTQEVKIEKLLPVSVAIKTEDLNGPQNLFGFIFEPSAGEVLDLLIPKYVATQIYRAHLESVASELGARMAAMDSATKNAKDMISSLTLQYNRARQAAITRELMDIVNGAESIK
- a CDS encoding F0F1 ATP synthase subunit alpha, with amino-acid sequence MQIRAEEISDILKKHIQNYDAVVDRAEVGTVISVGDGIARVHGLEKVMAGELLEFPGGIKAIALNLDEDDVGCAIMGSDVSIKEGDLVKRTGLIAEVPVGETLVGRVVNALGEPVDGLGPLKTDKTRRIEIKAPGIVKRKSVSQPMQTGLKAIDAMIPIGRGQRELIIGDRQTGKTAVAIDTIINQKGKDVFCFYVAIGQKQSTVAQVVDKLKTHGAMDYTTVVVANASDPAPLQFIAPYTGCTMAEFFRDSGRHALIIYDDLSKQAVAYRQLSLLLRRPPGREAFPGDVFYLHSRLLERASKLSDAEGGGSLTALPIIETQAGDVSAYIPTNVISITDGQIYLEADLFYSGVRPAVNVGLSVSRVGGAAQIKAMKQIAGTLRLELAQYRELAAFAQFSSDLDKATLAQLNRGARLVEVLKQGQYKPMAIEIQVIQIYAATNGYVDAIPANKVEKYLEEMTLYLETKKASVIETLKKKQALDDEMKKLLNAALDEFKGMFVV
- a CDS encoding ATP synthase F1 subunit delta, coding for MIERSIARRYARALFSLGKEQKKLDAYLEQLRQLESTSKTSPLLLLSLGNRFLDMGERLAIVNEVASRCGFDKEVKNFIKILIEKARISLLSLIIEAYQGYVYADENKVEAVVTSAHSLGQDQINILETTFSSIMGKKVLLKGKVEPSVLGGVSVQIGGEIFDGTLRSQLNRLTQELKVENF